ACTGTTGGCTGCAATAAACGCCATGGCCGCCTCCGCACTGGTGGCTGGGGCGGCGAGAGCGATAAAGCGGCTTTTACGGATTTCTTCGCGGTATTCGCAGGGTTCAAGCAGGGTGAAGGGCATCGGTATGTTCAGGCAGCTTAATGCCACAGCCTTTAAGAATGATGTGCACCAGATTATCAGATGCCTGCTCGAAGTTCGCTTTGGTCATACGGGCGTGACCGGTTACACGGCCGATCTGTGAGGCGAAGTCTGCGTAGTGCTGGGTGCTGCTCCACAGCATGAAAATAAGATGGGTCGGGTCGATCGGGTCCATCTTTCCGGCTTTTTGCCAGGCTTCGAACACTGCAACCCGGCCTTGGAACCAGTTGCGGTAATCCTGGCCTAGCATGGTGGCGAGGATTTCGCCGCCGCTGATCACTTCCATCGCATAGATACGCGAGGCTTTGGGGTGACGGCGGGCGTGTTCCATTTTTGCGCAAATGTAGGTGGAGAGCGCTTCGTACGGGTCATCCTCAGCGGTGACGCTGTCGAAGGAGGTGTCCCACAGCTTAAGGATGTTGAGCAAGACAGCTTTGTACAGGTCCAGCTTGTTGCCAAAGTAGTAATGCAGATTTGCCTTGGGCAAGCCGACATTCTGGGCAATGGTATTCATGCTGGTGCCCTTGAAGCCATGGCGCGCGAATTCCTCTTCGGCGGCCTTGATAATGGCTTCTTTATTTTTCTGTCGGATTCGGCCAACAGGTTTTTCAACAGAAATAGGGGTTGGTGCGGCAGCGTTCATAGTAGTTGTTAGAGGCTATTAGGGCTGAATAGGTGCACTGATACCCCAGTACCACATGAATGACAAGGTTTAGTGCCTGACGATATTGAAAGTTCACAAGTTTCAGGTAGTTAGGCATGCGTGTGGTGCGAGTTATGGGGGGCTTGCACGCTGTTGGTGCAATACGGCAGTAAAAAGCGGCGCCAACAACGTTGGCGCCGCCTGATGCTCAGACTTTGAAGGCCGCGATCAGCTTGTGCAGGTCGCGGGTCATGCCGGCCAGTTCGTCACTGATGTTCACGGTGCTTTGCGCCTCAATGGCATTGCTGTCGCTGAGCTTTTTGATTTCCAGCGTGTTCTGCTCAACACCCTGTACCACTGTGGCTTGCTGTTCAGCGGCCGAGGCGATCTGAATGTTGTGGTCAATGATCTGGTCCATGCTGCCGGTAATCTGTTCAAAGATGCTGGCTGTCAGGTTGATCTGTTCCACGCTCTGCGCCGCACTGTGGTGGCTGCCGCGGATGGTTTTCACTGCATCGCTGACCTGCACGCGCAAGCGCTCGATGGTCTGGTCAATCTCTCCTGTCAGCTGATGTGAGCGGATGGCGAGGCTGCGGACCTCATCTGCCACCACCGCAAAACCGCGCCCCTGTTCGCCTGCGCGAGCCGCTTCAATAGCTGCATTCAGGGCCAACAGGTTGGTTTGTTCGGCAACGCTTTTGATCAGGTCAACGGCTTTGGCGATCTCTTGGCTTTCAAGCTCTACCGAGGTAATCGCACGGATGGAGTCGTCCATCTCAGAGAAGAGCTGGTTGATGCGCTGAACAGCGTGCCCAACCTGCGTGCGTCCCTCGCGGCATTTGTCGCCAGCCATATTGGCTTTCTCGGCGGTTACGTGGGAGTTACGGCTTACTTCCTGCACGTTGCTCACCAGTTCGCTCATGGAGGTGGCAATCAGCTCCAGTTCGCGGGCTTGCTGTTGGATGCTGTTTTGGCTGGTGGAGGATATATCGCTGACGTTCTGCGCCTTGCTGCGGGTCGACTCAGAGAAGGTGGCCACTTCGCGGATCAGTTGGCTGACGCGACTTTGCATCTCGTTGAAGTCATTGGCCAGATCGCCCAACTCATCTCGGGCCTGAGTGCGCAGGGACTGCATCAGATCGCCTTCGGCCATGCGCCGGGTTGCCGTGGTGATGTCACGGATGGCTTGGCGCACGGACAGATAAAAACCGATAAACAAGTACACCAGCAACAGGACAACCAACCCCAGTGTCACGGCCCAAAACACCAGCGCGCGTAGGTTTTCGTTGATGCGCGCCTGCAACAGGCTGGAGGTTTCGCTGAGTAGAATGTCTTTAGCTTGGTTGAGCATGTCGACCTGCGGCAACGCATCGTCGTAGCGGGTCTTCCAGCGCTCCTGACCTTCCAGATCGAAATAGCCGCTTTTGGTGTACACATCGACGACGTTGCGTTTGTACGCCTCAGCGGCTTGTTTGGCTGCTTCAGTCATCAGGTTGATGGCATCTGGGTTGCCTTTACTGGCGGTTCTGTTCGCGTACAGCTCTAGCGCAGGCAGTTGATTGACGATAGTTGGGCGCGTGGTGGATTCGAGATAGCCATAGGCCGACAGATAAGCCGAGAAGGTGCGGGTGTTATTCATCACCTCGTACAGCGGCATCAGTTGTGTGAGCAGCAGATTGACGTTGCGGTAGATACGCGGGTCGCTGTCCTGGCTCAGTTTGGTTGCGGCGGCAATCTCGCTGATATTGCCGCTAAAGGTGTACAGATAGCGGCCATGGGCGATCATTTGCGCGCTGAGGCCTTGGGTGCCCAGCTTCTTTTTGTCGACTTCAAGGCCCGGGTCTTCGGTTGGGCTTAGCAAGTTCTCAAAGATCGGATCGTGCAACTGCTCATTCAACGCCTTGGCGTTTTGGGTAAAGGTTTGGCTGTGCTCATTGAGCATTTTGCTGACGTCATCTTTGTTACGCGCATAACTGACAACGTGCAGGCCACTTAGCTCGTAGGCGTGGTGGTAGACCGGGAGATACTTCTCAATAGCTTGGAGGCCCTGCATTTCTAAGCGCGATTGCTCAAGTACGGCATTCAAATCTGCAAGTTTGCTGATTGACAGGCCGCAGTAGGGCAGCATGAACAAGGCGAAAATCAGCATGAACTTATGGGCATAACGCGCGCGGTTCATGAGGGCCAGAACCGGTGTGAAGAAGTGCATCGTCCGTCGCTCT
The Pseudomonas mendocina DNA segment above includes these coding regions:
- a CDS encoding TetR/AcrR family transcriptional regulator; this translates as MNAAAPTPISVEKPVGRIRQKNKEAIIKAAEEEFARHGFKGTSMNTIAQNVGLPKANLHYYFGNKLDLYKAVLLNILKLWDTSFDSVTAEDDPYEALSTYICAKMEHARRHPKASRIYAMEVISGGEILATMLGQDYRNWFQGRVAVFEAWQKAGKMDPIDPTHLIFMLWSSTQHYADFASQIGRVTGHARMTKANFEQASDNLVHIILKGCGIKLPEHTDALHPA
- a CDS encoding methyl-accepting chemotaxis protein, with the translated sequence MHFFTPVLALMNRARYAHKFMLIFALFMLPYCGLSISKLADLNAVLEQSRLEMQGLQAIEKYLPVYHHAYELSGLHVVSYARNKDDVSKMLNEHSQTFTQNAKALNEQLHDPIFENLLSPTEDPGLEVDKKKLGTQGLSAQMIAHGRYLYTFSGNISEIAAATKLSQDSDPRIYRNVNLLLTQLMPLYEVMNNTRTFSAYLSAYGYLESTTRPTIVNQLPALELYANRTASKGNPDAINLMTEAAKQAAEAYKRNVVDVYTKSGYFDLEGQERWKTRYDDALPQVDMLNQAKDILLSETSSLLQARINENLRALVFWAVTLGLVVLLLVYLFIGFYLSVRQAIRDITTATRRMAEGDLMQSLRTQARDELGDLANDFNEMQSRVSQLIREVATFSESTRSKAQNVSDISSTSQNSIQQQARELELIATSMSELVSNVQEVSRNSHVTAEKANMAGDKCREGRTQVGHAVQRINQLFSEMDDSIRAITSVELESQEIAKAVDLIKSVAEQTNLLALNAAIEAARAGEQGRGFAVVADEVRSLAIRSHQLTGEIDQTIERLRVQVSDAVKTIRGSHHSAAQSVEQINLTASIFEQITGSMDQIIDHNIQIASAAEQQATVVQGVEQNTLEIKKLSDSNAIEAQSTVNISDELAGMTRDLHKLIAAFKV